From the Vicinamibacterales bacterium genome, one window contains:
- a CDS encoding enoyl-ACP reductase, with protein sequence MTDLAGKHGVVVGVANKRSIAWSIAQAAAEAGARLALTYQDVRLEQNVQDLAATIRDPLVFPCDVASDEQLGRLFEKIDHEFGGLDFVVHGAAFAPRGELAAPFVQTTREGFRVSLDVSAYSLIAMARGAQPLMARRGGGSILTLTYLGSQRVFPNYNVMGVAKAALEATVRYLAYDLGRENIRVNAISAGPIRTLAAAGISGFSDILQIYRDRSPLRRNIDATEVAEAAVFLLGQAARAITGEILYVDAGFHTVGI encoded by the coding sequence ATGACTGACCTTGCGGGGAAGCACGGCGTCGTCGTGGGCGTCGCGAACAAGCGGTCGATTGCCTGGTCGATCGCTCAGGCAGCTGCGGAGGCCGGCGCGCGCCTGGCCCTGACGTACCAGGACGTCCGCCTCGAACAGAATGTGCAGGATCTGGCGGCGACGATCCGCGACCCGCTCGTGTTCCCGTGCGATGTCGCGAGCGACGAACAACTCGGACGCCTGTTCGAGAAGATCGACCACGAGTTCGGCGGTCTCGACTTCGTCGTGCACGGCGCGGCCTTCGCGCCGCGCGGTGAACTGGCGGCGCCGTTCGTGCAGACGACGCGCGAGGGGTTCAGGGTCTCGCTCGACGTGAGCGCCTACTCGCTCATCGCGATGGCCCGCGGCGCGCAGCCGCTCATGGCTCGACGGGGCGGCGGCAGCATCCTGACGCTGACCTACCTGGGGAGCCAGCGGGTATTTCCCAACTACAACGTGATGGGCGTCGCGAAGGCTGCCCTCGAGGCGACCGTTCGCTACCTCGCCTACGACCTGGGGCGCGAGAACATCCGCGTCAACGCCATCTCTGCTGGCCCCATCCGGACGCTCGCGGCGGCCGGCATCTCGGGCTTCTCGGATATTCTGCAGATCTACCGCGACCGATCTCCACTGCGGCGCAACATCGATGCGACGGAGGTGGCCGAGGCCGCGGTGTTCCTGCTCGGGCAGGCCGCCCGGGCTATTACCGGCGAAATACTCTACGTGGATGCCGGCTTCCACACAGTCGGGATCTGA
- a CDS encoding M14 family zinc carboxypeptidase codes for MSSRRPSSTRNLCLALQVATALVIGMGTASAQSQGQDEDFARQVKTWTTRPEFLSPLVDHLPRVAGIPSPKDILGHHIGAPNELSYYDDILRYYRALAAASPRVKVMTIGRTDEGRDSVVVAIASAETIRDLDRYRGYLGQLADPRPLTDRQARDIIAVAKPIYHVMGGLHSAETGPPEMLMELAYRLAVEDSSMFRQIRDNIIVTITPVAEPDGRDRYVDWYYAYKVDETGENDSYGGPPYWGKYVFHDNNRDINFSQAISKSLLGWYLQWHPPIVHDIHESVPFLYTFSGQAPQNPTLDPIVFGEMPWFANFEMAQAIKYGMPGVWTHAFVDMWSPGYFGFVASNHNGLLRMYEVFGNGGANTMKRKIGGGGPTGSQTTREWYRPMPPYAEVEWSLRNNVNYGETAVLSALQLTAGFPQVVLENFYQKSRNAVEAGKKEAPYAFLIPAGQRDMTRVAFLVNVLRAQGIEVGRTKSEVKLADGTFPAGSLLIRRDQPYGRLAKILLEKQDYPDPGLRTYDDSGWTMGLMTQTDVRGIADKTVLDVAVDPITEFRAAGRLEGKVRSLVAVQEDGSTNLVTLRYELKDLKVRAVEKPFKAGDREMAAGSLIIEVSADLAARVAGAVERLGLSAVALDAAPAVPMHEVALPRLAIYSTWGSTQEVGWVRHAFDQFGLGYDLIYKERVRRGSLRDAYDIIVVPSQGGTGKRLVFDVEPKSKPLAYKKNDRFKSLGMYGESDDITGGMGLEGVAEFQKFVESGGVLVTMGAASFFPPEFGLTRRVDAARPSAQFYAPGPIVQVEILKPESPIFYGYDHKTLPVRWAGGPLLRVPEQDKAQVLMQYPGGDASVLSGLMKGAAEIRNRPAAIQVPVGKGQVLLFATNPCYRWQNLGEFNMLFNAILHWKAL; via the coding sequence ATGTCTTCCCGTCGCCCATCGTCGACCCGGAATCTCTGCCTGGCGCTCCAGGTCGCGACCGCGCTCGTCATCGGAATGGGAACCGCCTCAGCGCAGAGCCAGGGACAGGACGAGGATTTCGCACGCCAGGTGAAGACCTGGACCACCCGGCCGGAGTTCCTGAGCCCGCTCGTGGATCACCTGCCGAGAGTGGCCGGTATTCCCTCTCCGAAGGATATTCTCGGCCATCACATCGGCGCGCCGAACGAGCTCAGCTACTACGACGACATCCTTCGATACTACCGCGCCCTGGCCGCCGCCAGTCCCCGCGTGAAGGTCATGACCATCGGCCGGACCGATGAGGGGCGCGATTCGGTCGTCGTCGCCATTGCGTCCGCCGAGACGATCCGCGACCTGGATCGCTACCGCGGATACCTGGGCCAGTTGGCCGATCCGCGTCCGCTCACGGACCGGCAGGCGCGGGACATCATCGCCGTGGCGAAGCCGATCTACCACGTGATGGGCGGCCTCCACAGCGCCGAGACCGGTCCCCCGGAAATGCTGATGGAACTGGCGTATCGCCTGGCCGTCGAGGACTCGTCGATGTTCCGGCAGATCCGCGACAACATCATCGTCACCATCACGCCGGTGGCCGAACCCGACGGCCGCGATCGCTACGTGGACTGGTACTACGCCTACAAGGTGGACGAAACCGGGGAGAACGACTCCTACGGCGGGCCGCCGTACTGGGGCAAGTACGTCTTCCACGACAACAATCGCGACATCAACTTCTCGCAGGCGATCTCCAAGTCGCTGCTCGGCTGGTACCTGCAGTGGCACCCCCCGATCGTGCACGACATCCACGAGTCGGTGCCGTTCCTCTACACGTTCAGCGGCCAGGCGCCGCAGAATCCGACGCTCGATCCGATCGTCTTCGGCGAGATGCCCTGGTTTGCGAACTTCGAGATGGCGCAGGCCATCAAGTACGGCATGCCAGGCGTCTGGACGCACGCATTCGTGGACATGTGGTCCCCCGGCTACTTCGGGTTCGTCGCGTCGAACCACAACGGCCTGCTGCGCATGTACGAAGTGTTCGGCAACGGCGGCGCGAACACCATGAAGCGGAAGATCGGCGGCGGGGGCCCGACCGGCAGCCAGACGACGCGCGAATGGTATCGGCCGATGCCGCCCTACGCCGAGGTGGAGTGGTCGTTACGGAACAACGTGAACTACGGCGAGACGGCCGTACTCTCCGCGCTGCAGCTCACGGCGGGCTTCCCGCAGGTCGTGCTCGAGAACTTCTACCAGAAGAGCCGCAACGCGGTGGAGGCCGGGAAGAAGGAGGCGCCGTACGCGTTCCTGATTCCGGCGGGCCAGCGTGACATGACGCGCGTCGCGTTCCTCGTCAACGTGCTGCGCGCGCAAGGCATCGAGGTCGGCCGGACGAAGAGCGAGGTCAAGCTCGCGGACGGCACCTTTCCCGCCGGATCCCTGCTCATCAGGCGCGACCAGCCGTACGGCCGCCTGGCGAAGATCCTGCTCGAGAAGCAGGACTACCCGGACCCCGGCTTGCGCACCTACGACGACAGCGGTTGGACGATGGGATTGATGACGCAGACCGACGTCCGGGGAATTGCCGACAAGACGGTGCTCGACGTGGCCGTCGATCCGATCACCGAGTTCCGCGCCGCGGGCAGACTCGAGGGCAAGGTGCGCAGCCTCGTCGCCGTCCAGGAAGATGGCTCCACCAACCTCGTCACGCTTCGTTACGAACTGAAAGACCTGAAGGTCCGCGCGGTCGAGAAGCCGTTCAAGGCCGGTGACAGGGAAATGGCCGCAGGATCCCTCATCATCGAGGTGTCCGCCGATCTGGCGGCACGCGTCGCGGGCGCTGTCGAGCGGCTCGGTCTGTCGGCCGTCGCGCTCGACGCCGCGCCCGCGGTCCCGATGCACGAGGTCGCGCTGCCGCGCCTGGCCATCTACAGCACGTGGGGCAGCACGCAGGAAGTCGGCTGGGTACGCCATGCGTTCGACCAGTTCGGTCTTGGGTACGATCTCATCTACAAGGAGCGCGTGCGACGCGGCAGCCTCCGCGACGCCTACGACATCATCGTCGTCCCCAGCCAGGGCGGCACCGGCAAGCGCCTGGTGTTCGACGTCGAACCGAAGTCGAAACCGCTTGCCTACAAGAAGAACGACCGGTTCAAGTCACTCGGGATGTACGGCGAGTCGGACGACATCACCGGGGGCATGGGCCTGGAGGGCGTGGCGGAGTTCCAGAAGTTCGTCGAGAGCGGCGGCGTGCTCGTCACGATGGGCGCGGCGAGCTTCTTCCCGCCTGAATTCGGACTGACGCGCCGGGTGGACGCGGCTCGGCCTTCGGCGCAGTTCTATGCGCCAGGCCCAATCGTACAGGTGGAAATCCTGAAGCCGGAGAGCCCGATCTTCTACGGGTACGACCACAAGACGCTGCCCGTGCGGTGGGCCGGCGGCCCGCTGCTGCGCGTGCCAGAGCAGGACAAGGCGCAGGTGCTCATGCAATACCCGGGCGGGGATGCCTCGGTGCTCA
- a CDS encoding diguanylate cyclase has protein sequence MELKWSAVASWVQTVRRAWLSSGRGVGRSLLFAPAVLYPLAIAATVAGVLLVEHGRSILGAAAVGLAAAVWHRGHRLGCLQAESARRDRRLSDLHLATIEALALAIDAKDKTSGSHIRRVQAYSRALAQAVGMGADNIQGLTTAALLHDIGKLAVPEHILSKPGRLTDEEFQKIQIHPQVGFEIVEHVPFPYPVAPLVLCHHERWDGKGYPLGLKAEDIPLGARILAVADYFDSLTRDRPYNKRMPRDLAMLKLRQEAGKALDPQIVSAFLDLLPSLPAVEDAMVPSMHIEVDARAAVSTSRRLLEHGEKSAFENIARAHQEIYALYDIAQAIGSCLGVADTMALVANKLSALVPFSCCALFVRDEDDIIRCKFASGVDADDISRITLHPGRGLAGWVARNRRALVNARPAADFEAGDVPPAAPRLQSALVCPLIFNDHVIGTLSVYHTDANFYNDEHRRLLDRISQQTAAAISNSIVFETTREASLSDPLTGLPNTRFMFTHLGRELSRARRLSTQVSILVLDLDDFKEINDTYGHHIGDRALREVARVLRETIRPYDLCVRYAGDEFIVVLSDCGPEESEAKRVELQQAIDAVVFESSPGRAVNLSVSIGAAVFPTDGETYEALLATADGRMYRDKKNRKQGITPVRSRRVDPVTLADEVERQALAHALPTARIN, from the coding sequence GTGGAACTGAAGTGGTCTGCCGTCGCCTCGTGGGTCCAGACCGTTCGTCGCGCCTGGCTGTCATCCGGTCGGGGCGTCGGGCGCAGCCTTCTTTTCGCGCCTGCCGTTCTCTACCCGCTCGCCATCGCCGCGACCGTCGCCGGCGTGCTCCTGGTCGAACATGGCCGCTCCATCCTCGGCGCAGCCGCCGTGGGGCTGGCGGCCGCCGTCTGGCACCGGGGCCACCGGCTGGGCTGTCTGCAGGCGGAGTCCGCCCGCCGGGACCGTCGCTTGTCGGATCTGCACCTTGCCACCATCGAGGCCCTCGCCCTGGCCATCGACGCGAAGGACAAGACCTCGGGCAGTCACATTCGCCGCGTGCAGGCCTATTCACGCGCGCTCGCGCAGGCCGTCGGCATGGGAGCGGACAACATCCAGGGTTTGACGACGGCCGCGCTGCTTCACGACATCGGCAAACTGGCGGTGCCCGAGCACATCCTGTCGAAGCCGGGCCGCCTCACCGACGAGGAATTCCAGAAGATCCAGATCCATCCCCAGGTCGGGTTCGAGATCGTCGAGCACGTCCCCTTCCCGTACCCTGTCGCGCCGCTGGTGCTGTGCCATCACGAGCGCTGGGACGGCAAGGGATACCCTCTCGGCCTGAAGGCCGAAGACATCCCGCTCGGCGCCCGCATTCTCGCGGTCGCCGACTACTTCGACTCGCTCACCCGCGATCGGCCCTACAACAAGAGGATGCCTCGCGACCTGGCGATGCTGAAGCTGCGGCAGGAAGCCGGCAAGGCACTCGACCCGCAGATTGTCTCCGCGTTCCTGGACCTGCTGCCCTCGCTGCCGGCCGTCGAGGACGCGATGGTGCCGTCGATGCACATCGAGGTCGACGCGCGCGCGGCGGTGTCCACGTCGCGTCGTCTGCTCGAGCACGGCGAGAAGTCGGCGTTCGAGAACATCGCGCGGGCGCACCAGGAGATTTACGCGCTCTACGACATCGCGCAGGCGATCGGGTCGTGCCTGGGTGTGGCCGACACGATGGCCCTCGTCGCCAACAAGCTGTCGGCGCTCGTGCCGTTCTCCTGCTGCGCGCTGTTCGTGCGCGACGAGGACGACATCATCCGCTGCAAGTTCGCGTCGGGCGTGGATGCGGACGACATCAGCCGGATCACGTTGCATCCGGGGCGTGGTCTGGCCGGATGGGTGGCGCGCAACCGCCGCGCGCTCGTCAACGCGCGACCGGCCGCCGACTTCGAGGCTGGGGATGTCCCACCGGCCGCACCGCGCCTGCAGTCGGCACTCGTCTGCCCGCTGATCTTCAACGATCACGTCATCGGCACCCTGTCCGTCTATCACACCGACGCGAACTTCTACAACGACGAGCATCGGCGCCTGCTCGATCGCATCTCCCAGCAGACGGCCGCCGCGATCTCCAATTCCATCGTCTTCGAGACGACCCGCGAAGCCTCGCTCAGCGACCCGCTGACCGGATTGCCGAACACCCGGTTCATGTTCACGCATCTCGGCCGCGAGTTGTCGCGCGCCAGGCGGCTGAGCACGCAGGTGTCCATCCTGGTGCTCGACCTGGACGACTTCAAGGAGATCAACGACACCTACGGGCACCACATCGGTGACCGCGCGTTGCGCGAGGTTGCACGCGTGTTGCGGGAGACCATCCGCCCGTACGACCTGTGCGTCCGCTACGCCGGTGACGAGTTCATCGTCGTCCTCTCCGACTGCGGGCCGGAGGAATCCGAGGCGAAGCGCGTCGAGCTGCAGCAGGCGATCGATGCCGTCGTGTTCGAGTCGTCGCCGGGACGCGCCGTGAATCTCAGCGTGAGTATCGGCGCCGCGGTGTTTCCGACCGACGGCGAGACCTACGAGGCGCTGCTGGCCACGGCCGACGGCCGGATGTATCGGGACAAGAAGAATCGGAAACAGGGCATCACCCCTGTTCGATCGCGGCGCGTCGATCCGGTGACGCTCGCCGACGAAGTCGAGCGCCAGGCGCTCGCCCACGCCCTGCCGACCGCACGAATCAACTAG